The sequence below is a genomic window from Terriglobales bacterium.
TACACCGACTCTGTCTTGCGGCGCGGCAGGTTGCGATACGCAGCCAGGAAGACGGCGCGGCACAGATCGAGCGCCTCGGTCTCACACTCCGTCAGGTGAAGGAGCAGCGACAGGATTGCGCGGTCGTAACGCGAGGAAAGCACTTCGAACGCGGACACGCTTCCCATCTCTGCTTCTCCCACCAGCGCCAGGTCATCATCCCCGGCGACAAAGGAGCCTGCTGCGGGCGGGCACGCGGCCGCGCGAATTGAGCTTCGGGACGACATGCGTTGTTCTCAACTACTGGCGTCGATCTTTTGCTGGTCGAATCACCAGCACGCTGACATCGTCCTGTCGTGTCGTGTCGCCGGCAAAATCCTGCACCGCACCGAGAATGGAAAACAAAATTGCCCGCGCCGAATCGTCGGCGTGCTTTCGCGCCTGGGTGATGACGCGCGTGTACCCGAAGTCTTCGTCCTTTTCGTTGTGACACTCGAGGACCCCGTCAGAGCATCCCAGCAGTAAGTCGCCCGCGCCAAGCTCGACGCGCCCGGATTCGTAGGTGGCGCCGCTCAATACGCCGAGCAGCGGGCCGCCGACTTCGAGCCGCTCTACTTGACCGTCGCGACGCACTGCCAGCGGTGACGGATGCCCGGCATTGCAGTATTCGATTGGCCGCGCTGAGGAATCAATCGCCAGCAGGACCATCGCAGTCAGTGGTGGCGATGGTTGCAGCCCGCACAGGTCGCGGTTGACCCTGGTCATGACCGAGGCGACATTCATATCCGCGAGCGCATGACAGCGAATCAGGCTCACCAAGTGCGTAAACCACATGGCCGCTGCCAGTCCCTTGCCTTCGATGTCGCCGAGTGCGATCCAGACTTGCTCTTTAATTTCGATCGTGGTGATGAAGTCGCCCGCGAGGTGGCGGATAGGGAAAACTTCGCTGGCGATTTCAAAGCCGGCGCGCTCGACGTGTCGCGCCCCGCTCAACCGGCGCTGGACCTGCGCCGCCTCGAACAATTCCTGGTAGACCTGCCGCCGGTCCTGTTCCAGCGCCGCCACCTGCACTTCCAAAGCTTCGGCGCTTACTTTGCGGACGCGTTTGCTTTCTCGCGGCGCGACCGTGTTCAGCGCGATGGCCAACGGTTCCGCCTGCATCCGCTGCTGGATCCTG
It includes:
- a CDS encoding PP2C family protein-serine/threonine phosphatase gives rise to the protein MATSRIQQRMQAEPLAIALNTVAPRESKRVRKVSAEALEVQVAALEQDRRQVYQELFEAAQVQRRLSGARHVERAGFEIASEVFPIRHLAGDFITTIEIKEQVWIALGDIEGKGLAAAMWFTHLVSLIRCHALADMNVASVMTRVNRDLCGLQPSPPLTAMVLLAIDSSARPIEYCNAGHPSPLAVRRDGQVERLEVGGPLLGVLSGATYESGRVELGAGDLLLGCSDGVLECHNEKDEDFGYTRVITQARKHADDSARAILFSILGAVQDFAGDTTRQDDVSVLVIRPAKDRRQ
- a CDS encoding sigma factor yields the protein MSSRSSIRAAACPPAAGSFVAGDDDLALVGEAEMGSVSAFEVLSSRYDRAILSLLLHLTECETEALDLCRAVFLAAYRNLPRRKTESVYVWLYQIAAEQWLQRTPDTVGTPGLKSDRQFPALSDRERLVFTLKSAERLALRTVAMILYDSEEAIARTFSRAVGKLQADSKRNY